A region of the Bacillota bacterium genome:
TATGCGACGTAGAGTGAATGGTTGCCATAGCCGGTGAAGACGAGGAAGCGAAACGGGACTGCCGACGTGATGTGGACAGTGTATTATCTGTCCATTCAGAGGCCGCCGCTGGCGGCCGAAGAATCCCCTGGTTGACCACACTAACTCCCTGAACCGTTTTTTTGCCATGGCCCATGAACGGCCCAGTCGCCAATGCCAACATATAAAAAAAGAATAAGAAAACGTAGGTGGTCGATGAAACCCTGGGTAATATTATTTAGTTGGGGGAGAAGCTATTTCCTGGGTTTTATCTTTTCGCATACCCACAAAGAGAGCTTCAGTTCCTGAAGAATCCCTCCTCGAAATCTGTTTTATCGGGACAGAAGTCTGCTGAAAAGGGGTATCGATGATAGGGGGTTATCTTTCCTGTAAATGGCGTAGCTTTCAAGATTCAACTTCCATTCGGATCCATCTTCCTTGCAGGTGTACCTTTCTTCTATGGGGCGGCCGATAACAATCAGGGGAGTGTTGTATTCCGTACCGTTTGCATCAAGCAACAACTGCGGGTAAATCAGTGTCCGCTTGCAAAAATATTCGTTGTTGTTTTCGTCAACCATCCTTATCACAGCCGATTTGATGTGTTCGGGCTCGTTCGCCCAGCGCAGGCCGTCGATTTTTATGATATATGATGTATCGTTCGTCTTCAGATCGTCAACCGGAGTCAAAGGGAGTCTGAAGATATATTCTACCGGAGCAAGTATTGTCCCCACCACCAGGAGGAAAAGAACAAGGTAAAGAAGAAACCTGGCCATCATTTCAGCACCTTTTTCTCGGATTTCAAAACAGAAAGGCATTGGCCTTCCACGCCTTCTGATATATTTATGCCCGCAGAAGGATCAATCTATCCGGGATGATGATGCCCTTGGCCAAAATTTATTATCTTTCCTCCCCTTTCCCCTGTTTGCATCCCCCCCAGTCCCTGAAGACAAGATGTTCCATGATCAGTACCGCCACCACGCCAACAACAAACCCATTGCCTACAATAGGCCTGGCAATGGGTGAAAAGGCATTCAATACGCTCTGCGGCAGGTAGGATACGATGATACTTAGCATCAAGGGCAGAGCTATCGCCAGGCCATTTTCGAACTTGAATTTATCTTCATCGGCGATAACCATGGACATCCCCGCCGCAATCTGTGAGCACATGATATAGATCATGATGCCCCCCACCACAGCCGAGGGAATTCTACCCAGAAAGGCGATTGCCGATGGCAGAAAAGAGATAACCAGGAGGGCCGCCGCAGGTGGAATCAGTGTGAAACGAGATCCACATCTCGAAGACAAGATCACCCCGGGGCTCAAGGAGAAGTTGACCGGGCCGATAACTCCCAGAAAACCGGCCAGGGTATTGAGTGCCCCGGTAGCCATAAGCCCCCGTGTAACACGTTTGGGCATATTGTCAGGTTCGAGCAGGCCGCCAAGGGAATATATCGAGCCGAGGTCATTGATCGAGAGAGCGATGAAACAGACCAGAAAGGAGATGATCACCCCCGGTTCAAATTTGGGTGTCAGAATCATATCATGGAAAAACTCGCCGATAAAAGCATGATGCCCCCCGGTTATCAGTGCCGGATCCTGCGGAAAGACCAAATAGTAGATGATTGTACCGGCTATCATGGCCCACATGATCAATGCAGATTTCCAGAAACCGGTTGCAATCCTGTTCACAACAAAGATAGATATTACAAACAGAATAACGAAACAAAGATGTAACGGGACAAGTTCCGGCACGGAAGCTGCGGTGCTCAGATCCAGAATCATGGGGGTAAGGGTAAAAGCAACAAGAATGAGAATGGTTGCCACCACCGAGGGGGTAAAAAGTTTTTTCAGATAAGCAAAAAGCCCGGTGGCACTCAGAACAAAAAGAAGCAAACCCCCGATGGCCATCGCGGTGTAAATAGCATCTATTCCGCTTCCTCTACTGGAAACGATGCCTACCAGAAGTATGGTTGCCGGGCCGATTATCAGCGGCAGGCGGTGCCCCCACAGCAACTGGAGCAGAAAAGCCACCCCGGTAATAAAAAATATTTTCTGCATGTAGACGATCCTGGCACCGGATGCATCAAAATGCAAATCGGCCACAATTTTCCCCACTATGATAGCGATGGGAATAATGACAGCCAACCACTGAAGGCCTTGCAGGATCATCTCCCAGAATGGAGGGATGTCATCCAGGCCGTATCCGAGTTTCAAGTTGTCCATCTGCCCATCAACTCCTTAAACAAACATTTTTATGATCGCCAACGGGCTTTGCTTCTTGCCGATCAACGGCTGTACCGGGAAACCAG
Encoded here:
- a CDS encoding purine/pyrimidine permease, coding for MDNLKLGYGLDDIPPFWEMILQGLQWLAVIIPIAIIVGKIVADLHFDASGARIVYMQKIFFITGVAFLLQLLWGHRLPLIIGPATILLVGIVSSRGSGIDAIYTAMAIGGLLLFVLSATGLFAYLKKLFTPSVVATILILVAFTLTPMILDLSTAASVPELVPLHLCFVILFVISIFVVNRIATGFWKSALIMWAMIAGTIIYYLVFPQDPALITGGHHAFIGEFFHDMILTPKFEPGVIISFLVCFIALSINDLGSIYSLGGLLEPDNMPKRVTRGLMATGALNTLAGFLGVIGPVNFSLSPGVILSSRCGSRFTLIPPAAALLVISFLPSAIAFLGRIPSAVVGGIMIYIMCSQIAAGMSMVIADEDKFKFENGLAIALPLMLSIIVSYLPQSVLNAFSPIARPIVGNGFVVGVVAVLIMEHLVFRDWGGCKQGKGEER